From one Bradyrhizobium sp. Ash2021 genomic stretch:
- a CDS encoding RNA polymerase sigma factor produces MTPTEIEKIFRDEAGRALATLIRLVGDFDLAEDALQDAVAVALERWPNGNLPANPRAWLVNVGRNKAIDRVRRNIAFRGKQQELTHELLLNASPPCEAADSVLDDDMLRLIFTCCHPSFAAEVQVALTLRTVCGLTTAQVARAFLASEDAMAQRLLRAKQKIRLAGIPYEVPEREALEPRLRGVLAVIYLVFTEGYVATSGEDLMRPDLAREAIRLARLIDALMPGRGEIMGLLALMLLHDARRAGRETAGGDIVLLEEQDRALWDAGQIAEGLKLVEDALRMPGRPQSYTVQAAIAALHARAPNYQDTDWPQIAGLYEVLLRISPSPVIELNHAAVVSMVDGPARALDLIDALEARGGLKGYEMLPAVRADLLRRLGRHDAARKAYLAATAATQLEPLRRLYARRIAEMG; encoded by the coding sequence ATGACACCAACCGAGATCGAAAAAATATTCCGCGACGAGGCGGGGCGGGCGCTGGCCACGCTGATCCGTCTCGTCGGCGATTTCGATCTGGCGGAAGATGCCTTACAGGATGCCGTCGCGGTCGCGCTGGAGCGCTGGCCCAATGGCAACCTGCCGGCCAATCCGCGGGCGTGGCTGGTCAATGTCGGCCGCAACAAGGCGATCGACCGCGTTCGCCGCAACATCGCCTTTCGCGGCAAGCAGCAGGAGCTGACCCACGAACTGCTGCTCAACGCGTCGCCCCCGTGCGAGGCCGCCGACAGCGTGCTCGACGACGACATGCTGCGGCTGATCTTTACCTGCTGCCATCCGTCATTTGCCGCCGAGGTGCAGGTCGCGCTGACGCTGCGCACGGTGTGCGGGCTGACCACGGCGCAGGTCGCGCGCGCGTTTCTGGCGAGCGAAGACGCGATGGCGCAGCGCTTGCTCCGTGCCAAGCAGAAGATCCGCCTCGCCGGCATTCCCTATGAGGTACCGGAGCGCGAGGCGCTCGAACCGCGGCTGCGCGGCGTGCTCGCGGTGATCTATCTGGTATTTACCGAAGGCTATGTCGCGACCTCGGGCGAGGATCTGATGCGGCCGGATCTGGCGCGCGAAGCGATCCGGCTGGCGCGGCTGATCGATGCGCTGATGCCCGGACGCGGCGAGATCATGGGACTGCTCGCACTGATGTTGCTGCACGACGCGCGCCGCGCCGGCCGCGAGACCGCGGGCGGCGACATCGTTTTGCTCGAAGAGCAGGATCGCGCGCTGTGGGACGCCGGCCAGATCGCCGAAGGCCTCAAGCTGGTCGAGGATGCGCTGCGGATGCCGGGCCGGCCGCAATCCTACACGGTGCAGGCGGCGATCGCGGCCCTTCACGCGCGCGCGCCCAATTATCAAGACACCGACTGGCCGCAAATCGCCGGCCTCTACGAAGTCCTGCTGCGCATCAGCCCGTCGCCGGTGATCGAACTCAATCACGCCGCCGTGGTGTCGATGGTCGACGGCCCGGCGCGGGCGCTCGACCTGATCGACGCGCTGGAAGCCCGCGGCGGTCTCAAGGGCTATGAAATGCTGCCGGCGGTTCGCGCCGATCTGCTGCGCCGGCTCGGCCGCCATGACGCGGCGCGCAAAGCCTATCTGGCGGCGACGGCTGCGACGCAACTGGAGCCGCTGCGGCGGCTCTATGCGCGGCGGATCGCGGAGATGGGTTAG
- a CDS encoding sulfite exporter TauE/SafE family protein, producing the protein MSATAYALLFLGALAGGFVSGLAGFGTALMALGIWLYVLPPSMAVPLVLICSVIAQTSTLPGIWRSIDFGLVWPFIVGGLAGVPLGILMIAHADPKVFKLTIGVLLLVFPTALFFQRTPMAFRFGGKWADTAIGFAGGILGGLAGLSGPIPILWASVRGWGKKEQRGIFQTFNWTILATALCVQIATGLVKPEIIWLVLCAFPGTLVGAWLGTRTYHALSDRNFGDVVLGLLILSGIGLLWSSVGH; encoded by the coding sequence TTGAGCGCGACCGCCTACGCACTCCTCTTCCTCGGCGCGCTCGCCGGCGGTTTCGTGTCCGGCCTTGCCGGCTTCGGCACTGCGCTGATGGCGCTGGGGATCTGGCTCTATGTGCTGCCGCCTTCGATGGCCGTGCCGCTGGTCCTGATCTGTTCGGTCATCGCGCAAACCTCGACGCTGCCGGGCATCTGGCGCAGCATCGACTTCGGTCTGGTCTGGCCTTTTATCGTCGGCGGCCTCGCCGGCGTGCCGCTGGGTATCCTGATGATCGCCCATGCCGATCCCAAGGTCTTCAAACTGACCATCGGCGTGCTGCTGCTGGTGTTTCCGACCGCGCTGTTTTTTCAGCGCACGCCGATGGCTTTCCGCTTCGGCGGCAAATGGGCCGACACCGCCATCGGCTTCGCCGGCGGCATTCTTGGCGGTCTCGCCGGACTCTCGGGTCCGATTCCCATCCTGTGGGCCAGCGTACGCGGCTGGGGCAAGAAGGAGCAGCGCGGCATTTTCCAGACTTTCAACTGGACGATCCTCGCAACCGCGCTCTGCGTGCAGATCGCAACCGGCCTCGTCAAACCTGAAATCATCTGGCTGGTGCTATGCGCTTTCCCAGGAACGCTCGTCGGCGCGTGGCTCGGCACACGGACCTATCATGCGCTCAGCGATCGAAACTTCGGCGACGTCGTGCTCGGGCTTTTGATTCTGTCCGGGATCGGACTGCTGTGGAGCAGCGTCGGCCACTAG
- the rsmH gene encoding 16S rRNA (cytosine(1402)-N(4))-methyltransferase RsmH translates to MTSAASRHISVLGREAVEMLNPRAGGVYIDATFGAGGYSRAILDTPGTRVIGIDRDRSAITGGFDLVDRSGGRLTLVEDRFSNLAEICDGQGIEAVDGIVMDVGVSSMQLDQADRGFSFRLGGPLDMRMGHDGPTTADVVARASEADLANIIYIFGEERHSRGVARAIVAARKEAPITTTQALADIVGKVVRSKPNEIHPATRTFQALRIFVNEELDELHLALASAERVLKPGGRLVVVSFHSLEDRIVKDFLNQRGKAAGGSRHLPEVAQAAPSFQILTKRPVTPGDAEVSANPRARSAKLRAAERTAAPAHAAGSLPAWPVLADVMRGG, encoded by the coding sequence ATGACCTCGGCTGCTTCTCGTCATATTTCCGTTCTCGGCCGCGAGGCGGTCGAGATGCTCAATCCGCGCGCCGGCGGCGTCTATATCGACGCCACCTTTGGCGCCGGCGGCTATAGCCGCGCCATCCTCGACACCCCGGGCACCCGGGTCATCGGCATCGACCGTGACCGGTCGGCGATTACCGGCGGGTTCGATCTGGTCGACCGTTCGGGCGGGCGGCTGACCCTGGTCGAGGATCGGTTTTCCAACCTCGCCGAGATTTGCGACGGGCAGGGGATTGAGGCGGTCGACGGAATCGTGATGGACGTCGGCGTCTCCTCGATGCAGCTCGATCAGGCCGACCGCGGCTTCTCGTTCCGGCTCGGCGGCCCGCTCGATATGCGGATGGGCCATGACGGCCCGACCACGGCCGATGTGGTCGCCAGGGCGTCCGAGGCCGACCTCGCCAACATTATCTACATCTTCGGCGAAGAACGTCACTCCCGCGGCGTGGCGCGGGCCATCGTCGCCGCACGCAAGGAAGCGCCGATCACGACCACGCAGGCGCTGGCCGATATCGTTGGCAAGGTCGTCCGCTCCAAGCCGAACGAGATTCACCCAGCGACGCGCACGTTCCAGGCCTTGCGGATCTTCGTCAACGAAGAGCTCGACGAACTGCATCTGGCGCTGGCTTCGGCCGAGCGCGTGCTGAAGCCGGGCGGCCGGCTGGTGGTCGTGTCCTTTCATTCGCTGGAAGACCGCATCGTCAAGGATTTCCTTAACCAGCGTGGCAAGGCGGCCGGCGGGTCGCGGCATTTGCCCGAAGTGGCGCAGGCAGCGCCAAGTTTCCAGATCCTGACCAAGCGGCCGGTCACGCCCGGCGACGCAGAGGTCTCGGCCAATCCGCGTGCGCGCTCCGCCAAGCTGCGCGCGGCCGAACGGACCGCGGCGCCGGCGCATGCGGCGGGCAGCTTGCCGGCCTGGCCCGTCCTCGCCGACGTGATGCGGGGAGGCTGA
- a CDS encoding alpha/beta hydrolase translates to MNSSSAKTVLVCHGAWSAGWAWKKMHPLMQAAGHRLVTPSYTGLGERAHLANPSIDLETHIEDVLNVITYEDLRDIVLLGHSYGGMVATGVADRARDRVAQLIYLDAFVPRDGQSLFDLNESGRQHLQDAAKSGDGWRVPPLQTPPDTSPADVEWLSARRVHMPVKCFETKLKLQNGEPTLPRSYIYATRITPADTFGPFAKRAQGEAGWRFYAIDASHSPNVTAPEALMTLLERIVA, encoded by the coding sequence ATGAATTCAAGCTCCGCCAAAACCGTTCTGGTCTGCCACGGCGCCTGGTCGGCGGGATGGGCGTGGAAGAAGATGCACCCGCTGATGCAGGCCGCCGGACATCGTCTGGTCACGCCGTCCTACACCGGGCTCGGCGAGCGGGCGCATCTGGCCAATCCGTCGATCGATCTCGAGACCCATATCGAGGACGTTCTCAACGTCATCACATACGAGGATCTGCGCGACATCGTGCTGCTCGGCCACAGCTATGGCGGCATGGTCGCAACCGGCGTCGCCGACCGCGCCCGCGACCGCGTCGCGCAGTTGATCTATCTCGACGCCTTCGTGCCGCGCGACGGGCAGTCGCTGTTCGATCTCAACGAATCCGGGCGGCAACATTTGCAGGACGCCGCCAAGAGCGGCGACGGCTGGCGCGTGCCGCCGCTGCAGACGCCTCCGGATACATCGCCCGCCGACGTCGAATGGCTGTCGGCGCGCCGCGTGCACATGCCGGTTAAATGTTTTGAAACCAAGCTCAAGCTGCAAAACGGCGAGCCGACCTTGCCGCGCAGCTACATCTACGCGACGCGGATCACGCCCGCCGATACGTTCGGCCCATTTGCCAAGCGCGCCCAAGGCGAAGCGGGCTGGCGCTTCTACGCGATCGACGCCAGCCATTCGCCGAACGTCACCGCGCCGGAGGCGCTGATGACGTTGCTGGAGAGGATCGTCGCTTGA
- a CDS encoding DMT family transporter, with protein MSSPVMSSTVSRERLGLLLGFIGVAIFGGTLPATRIAVSEIDPIALTSLRTAIAGLCSLALLLVLRRPLPPRALWLQLVITMLCVSILFPLLMSLGMQRVDASHGGVVLGILPIATALVAVAITHERPRPLFWITSVGGAALVVAFALRQGGGTLSAGDLLLFAAVAVAAIGYAFSGRLTSQMPGWEVISWVLVIALPVSIPAATLTMPADISHIALKPWLGLLYVAIFSQWVGFFAWNAGMAMGGIARVSQIQLLQPFITFVLAACFNGETITPQIVLFASAVVATVAISTRTRGRAAPTDTVIPGSARSLSSGRALRGPVGAAPE; from the coding sequence ATGTCTTCTCCGGTCATGTCCTCCACGGTGTCGCGCGAACGTCTTGGTCTGTTGCTCGGCTTTATCGGCGTGGCGATTTTCGGCGGCACGCTGCCGGCGACGCGCATCGCGGTATCTGAAATTGATCCGATTGCGCTGACATCGTTGCGCACCGCGATCGCCGGACTGTGTTCGCTGGCGCTGTTGCTGGTACTGCGCCGGCCGCTGCCGCCGCGCGCGCTGTGGCTTCAGCTCGTGATCACGATGCTGTGCGTCAGCATCCTGTTTCCACTGCTGATGTCGCTCGGGATGCAGCGCGTCGACGCCTCGCATGGCGGCGTGGTGCTCGGCATTCTCCCCATTGCCACCGCGCTGGTTGCCGTCGCCATCACTCACGAACGGCCGCGCCCCCTGTTCTGGATCACATCCGTCGGCGGCGCGGCATTGGTGGTCGCGTTTGCGCTGCGGCAAGGCGGCGGCACGCTATCCGCCGGCGATTTGCTTTTGTTCGCCGCCGTCGCGGTCGCCGCGATCGGCTACGCGTTCTCGGGACGGCTCACTTCGCAGATGCCCGGCTGGGAAGTCATCAGCTGGGTGCTGGTGATCGCGCTGCCGGTCTCGATCCCCGCCGCCACGCTCACCATGCCGGCCGACATCAGCCACATCGCCTTGAAGCCCTGGCTCGGCCTGCTCTACGTCGCGATCTTTTCCCAATGGGTCGGGTTCTTCGCCTGGAACGCCGGCATGGCGATGGGCGGCATCGCGCGGGTCTCGCAGATCCAATTGTTGCAGCCCTTCATCACCTTCGTGCTCGCGGCCTGCTTCAACGGCGAGACCATCACGCCGCAGATCGTGCTGTTCGCCTCCGCCGTGGTGGCGACGGTGGCGATCTCGACGCGCACGCGCGGACGGGCGGCGCCGACCGACACCGTCATTCCGGGTTCGGCTCGGAGCCTGTCATCGGGCCGCGCTCTGCGCGGACCCGTTGGCGCCGCCCCCGAATGA
- a CDS encoding ABC transporter ATP-binding protein, giving the protein MTAQANKRPAAIRVVIPFVFRHWLEQPVCASLVAGGLLGATAADLFMPVFSGHLIDALTSGASDPAARRAALAAFGGIVALGLLSMILRLTGLQAIVPFTLKIMSDVARDAFMRVQRFSTDWHANSFAGSTVRKITRGMWALDLLNDTILMALAPSLTVLLGSMILLGLHWPSLGLVIAVGTVIYVLMTIAFSVNYIAPAARISNAWDTKVGGTLADALTCNAVVKSFGAEAREDARLAGVIGRWRTRVRRTWLRYNYTSTAQLMVLLCFRASVIGGAILLWIAGRASPGDVTYVLTSYYIIHAYLRDVGMHINNLQRSVNDMEELVAIHGEPIGIADAPGAAPIDIQGGRIVFDAVTFLYGGHRAPLYDGLSVDIRAGERVGLVGRSGSGKTTFVKLVQRLYDVSGGRILIDGQDIAHATQHSLRSQIAIVQQDPILFHRSLAENIAYGRPGASMAAIEQAARLANAHEFILRLPKGYGTLVGERGVKLSGGERQRVALARAFLADAPVLILDEATSSLDSESEGLIQQAMERLMKGRTSIVIAHRLSTVRSLDRILVFDRGEIVEQGTHATLTARAGGIYRGLFERQATEFSEVAAAE; this is encoded by the coding sequence ATGACCGCTCAAGCCAACAAGCGTCCCGCCGCGATCCGCGTGGTGATCCCGTTCGTGTTTCGCCACTGGCTGGAACAGCCCGTGTGCGCCTCGCTCGTCGCCGGCGGCCTGCTGGGCGCGACCGCGGCCGACCTGTTCATGCCGGTGTTCTCGGGCCATCTGATCGATGCGCTGACATCAGGCGCATCCGATCCTGCCGCGCGCCGTGCGGCGCTGGCCGCGTTTGGCGGCATCGTGGCGCTCGGCCTGCTGTCGATGATCCTGCGCCTGACCGGCTTGCAGGCGATCGTGCCGTTCACGCTGAAGATCATGTCGGATGTGGCGCGCGACGCCTTCATGCGCGTGCAGCGGTTTTCGACCGACTGGCACGCCAACTCGTTTGCCGGCTCGACCGTGCGCAAGATCACCCGCGGCATGTGGGCGCTCGATCTGCTCAACGACACCATTTTGATGGCGCTGGCGCCGTCGCTGACGGTGCTGTTGGGCTCGATGATCCTGCTCGGGCTGCACTGGCCGTCGCTCGGCCTCGTGATCGCCGTGGGCACCGTAATCTATGTGTTGATGACGATCGCGTTCTCGGTCAACTACATCGCACCCGCCGCGCGAATCTCCAACGCCTGGGACACCAAGGTCGGCGGGACGCTCGCGGACGCCTTGACCTGCAACGCGGTGGTGAAGTCGTTCGGCGCGGAAGCGCGCGAGGACGCGCGGCTGGCCGGCGTCATCGGCCGCTGGCGCACGCGGGTGCGGCGGACCTGGCTGCGCTACAACTACACCTCGACGGCGCAGCTTATGGTGCTGCTGTGCTTCCGCGCCTCCGTGATCGGCGGCGCGATCCTGCTGTGGATCGCAGGACGCGCCTCGCCGGGTGACGTCACCTACGTGCTCACCAGCTATTACATCATCCACGCTTACCTGCGCGATGTCGGCATGCACATCAACAATCTGCAGCGCTCGGTCAACGATATGGAGGAACTGGTCGCGATCCATGGCGAGCCGATCGGCATTGCCGATGCGCCGGGCGCTGCGCCGATCGACATCCAGGGCGGCCGCATCGTGTTCGACGCCGTGACCTTCCTCTACGGCGGCCATCGCGCGCCGCTCTATGACGGCCTGTCGGTTGATATCCGCGCCGGCGAGCGCGTCGGCCTGGTCGGCCGTTCCGGATCGGGCAAGACCACGTTCGTCAAGCTGGTGCAGCGGCTCTACGACGTCTCTGGCGGCAGGATCCTGATCGACGGTCAGGATATCGCTCACGCGACCCAGCATTCGCTGCGCAGCCAGATCGCGATCGTGCAACAGGATCCGATCCTGTTTCACCGTTCGCTGGCGGAGAACATCGCCTATGGCAGGCCCGGCGCCAGCATGGCTGCGATTGAGCAGGCGGCGCGGCTTGCCAACGCGCACGAGTTCATCCTGCGGCTGCCGAAAGGTTACGGCACGCTGGTCGGTGAACGCGGCGTCAAACTGTCGGGCGGCGAGCGGCAGCGCGTGGCGCTGGCGCGCGCGTTCCTCGCCGATGCGCCGGTGCTGATCCTGGACGAGGCGACGTCCAGCCTCGATTCGGAGTCGGAAGGCCTGATCCAGCAGGCGATGGAGCGGCTGATGAAGGGCCGTACCTCGATCGTGATCGCGCACCGGCTGTCGACGGTGCGCAGCCTCGATCGCATCCTGGTGTTCGATCGCGGCGAGATCGTCGAGCAGGGCACCCACGCCACGCTCACCGCGCGGGCCGGCGGCATCTATCGCGGGCTGTTCGAACGGCAGGCGACCGAGTTCAGCGAGGTCGCGGCGGCGGAGTGA
- a CDS encoding YciI family protein: protein MQYLLMIYQNEAEYGKMDAATGKKMMEEYGAFTQSIIQSGSFKAGDRLQDTHTATTVRVRDGKTLTTDGPFAETREQLGGYYLVEAKDLDAALAIAARIPGARHGSIEVRPIWVYN from the coding sequence ATGCAGTACCTGCTGATGATCTATCAGAACGAAGCCGAGTACGGAAAAATGGACGCGGCGACCGGCAAGAAAATGATGGAGGAATACGGCGCGTTCACCCAATCCATCATCCAGAGCGGCAGTTTCAAGGCCGGCGACCGGCTGCAGGACACGCACACGGCGACAACCGTGCGGGTCCGCGACGGCAAGACGCTGACGACAGATGGTCCATTCGCGGAAACCCGCGAGCAACTCGGTGGTTACTATCTGGTTGAGGCCAAGGATCTCGACGCCGCGCTGGCGATTGCCGCGCGCATTCCCGGCGCGAGACATGGTTCGATCGAGGTGCGGCCGATCTGGGTTTATAATTGA
- a CDS encoding penicillin-binding protein 2 yields MTDQALAKTKSAEPWRQRLIRSLLYGRNVDRTAKARARVGFAILAFAAIYAVLAGRLVMFAVGADSHGARRTASQDAIATARPDIVDRNGEVLATDVKAPSLFGEPRRIIDKDEAIELLTATLPDLDTGEVRDRLSSKKGFVWLKREITPTQQLDIHRLGIPGIGFLRENKRVYPTGAEVAHLIGLVNIDNQGIAGMEKWLDNNGLADLHRAGFATDRLQKPVELSVDLRVEHALRDELMKAKEKFKAKAASGIVSNVKTGEIVALVSLPDFDPNNPREAHDPDRINRLTTGVYEMGSTFKAFTLAMALDSGKISLNSMWDARGNLHYGKFTIHDSHSLGRFINTKEVFTYSSNIGAARIALGQGVEAHKAFLAKMGQLHRLRTELPESASPLVPRRWSELNTVTIAFGQGLSVAPLQAVMGINALMNGGYLIPPTFMKRSEEEAMALAKRVIKPETSDKMRFLMRLNAEVGTAKTADVKGYYVGGKTGTSEKVINGRYAKKQVLNSFTAIIPADNPQYQLLVMLDEPKTTPETHGFITSGWNAVPTGGKVIARIAPLLGIEPRFDLPPSDRLILAASKPTQ; encoded by the coding sequence ATGACCGATCAGGCGCTTGCGAAGACCAAGTCTGCCGAGCCTTGGCGGCAGCGGCTGATCCGCAGCCTGCTTTACGGGCGCAATGTCGATCGCACCGCGAAAGCGCGCGCCCGTGTCGGATTTGCGATCCTGGCTTTTGCGGCGATTTACGCCGTGCTGGCCGGACGGCTTGTGATGTTCGCGGTCGGCGCCGACAGCCATGGCGCGCGCCGCACCGCCTCGCAGGACGCGATTGCAACCGCGCGGCCCGATATCGTCGATCGCAATGGCGAGGTGCTCGCCACCGACGTCAAGGCGCCCAGCCTGTTCGGCGAACCGCGCCGGATCATCGACAAGGACGAGGCGATCGAGCTTCTGACCGCGACGCTGCCCGACCTCGACACCGGGGAGGTGCGCGACCGCCTGTCGTCGAAAAAGGGCTTTGTCTGGCTGAAGCGCGAAATCACGCCAACGCAGCAGCTGGACATCCATCGCCTCGGCATTCCCGGCATCGGCTTCCTGCGCGAGAACAAGCGCGTCTATCCCACCGGCGCCGAAGTCGCGCACCTGATCGGTCTGGTCAATATCGACAACCAGGGCATCGCCGGGATGGAGAAGTGGCTCGACAATAACGGGCTGGCCGATCTGCACCGCGCGGGCTTTGCCACCGACCGGCTGCAGAAGCCGGTGGAGTTGTCGGTCGACCTGCGGGTCGAACACGCCTTGCGCGATGAACTCATGAAGGCGAAGGAAAAGTTCAAGGCCAAGGCGGCCTCCGGCATCGTCTCCAACGTCAAAACCGGCGAGATCGTTGCTTTGGTGTCGTTGCCGGATTTCGATCCGAACAACCCCCGGGAAGCGCACGATCCTGATCGTATCAACCGGCTGACCACCGGCGTCTATGAAATGGGATCGACCTTCAAGGCATTCACGCTGGCGATGGCGCTGGACTCCGGCAAGATCAGCCTCAATTCGATGTGGGATGCGCGCGGGAATTTGCACTACGGCAAGTTCACCATCCATGACAGCCACTCGCTGGGACGTTTCATCAACACCAAGGAAGTGTTCACCTACTCGTCCAATATCGGTGCCGCGCGGATCGCGCTCGGTCAGGGCGTCGAGGCCCACAAGGCGTTTCTCGCCAAGATGGGCCAGTTGCACCGTCTGCGCACCGAATTGCCGGAAAGCGCGTCGCCGCTGGTGCCGCGCCGCTGGAGCGAGTTGAACACCGTGACCATCGCGTTCGGCCAGGGCCTGTCGGTAGCGCCATTGCAGGCGGTGATGGGTATCAACGCGCTGATGAACGGCGGCTACCTGATTCCTCCGACCTTCATGAAGCGCAGCGAAGAGGAAGCGATGGCGCTCGCCAAGCGGGTGATCAAGCCGGAAACCTCTGACAAGATGCGGTTCCTGATGCGCCTCAATGCGGAGGTCGGCACCGCCAAGACCGCGGACGTCAAGGGCTACTATGTCGGCGGAAAGACCGGCACCTCCGAGAAGGTCATCAACGGCCGCTACGCCAAGAAGCAGGTGCTGAACTCGTTCACCGCCATCATCCCGGCGGACAATCCGCAGTACCAGCTGCTGGTGATGCTGGACGAGCCGAAGACGACGCCGGAAACCCACGGCTTCATTACCTCGGGCTGGAACGCGGTCCCGACCGGCGGCAAGGTGATCGCCCGCATCGCGCCGCTTCTGGGGATCGAGCCGCGGTTCGATTTGCCGCCGTCCGACCGCCTTATTCTTGCGGCATCAAAGCCAACCCAGTAA
- a CDS encoding N-acetylmuramoyl-L-alanine amidase produces MQTFTPDSSIASDVIPSANYGDRNKGRLPDMILLHYTGMPDVEGAIAQLCTAGTDVSAHYIVLEDGRIVQCVPESKRAWHAGASFWAGEEDINSCSIGVEIINRGHDWGYPDFPLRQIAAVIALCRGIMLRRKVPSHRVLAHSDVAPARKKDPGEKFPWHSLANSGVGHWVQPAPIVRSEALKLGSISDDVAGLQAALARYGYNVPTHGKFDGATMEVVTAFQRHFRPARVDGVADHSTMTTLHALLASLPAEATTVVAAK; encoded by the coding sequence ATGCAGACTTTTACCCCGGATTCCTCGATCGCTTCCGACGTCATACCGTCGGCGAACTATGGCGACCGCAACAAGGGCCGCCTGCCCGACATGATCCTGCTGCACTACACCGGCATGCCCGATGTGGAAGGCGCGATCGCCCAGCTCTGCACCGCCGGCACCGACGTATCAGCGCATTACATCGTCCTGGAGGACGGCCGCATCGTGCAATGCGTGCCCGAGAGCAAGCGCGCCTGGCACGCCGGCGCGTCGTTCTGGGCCGGCGAGGAAGACATCAATTCCTGCTCGATCGGGGTCGAGATCATCAACCGCGGCCACGATTGGGGCTATCCGGATTTCCCGCTGCGCCAGATCGCCGCCGTGATCGCGCTGTGCCGCGGCATCATGCTCCGCCGCAAGGTGCCGTCGCATCGCGTGCTCGCGCATTCGGACGTCGCACCGGCCCGCAAGAAGGATCCCGGCGAAAAATTTCCGTGGCATTCGCTGGCCAATTCCGGCGTCGGCCATTGGGTGCAGCCGGCGCCGATCGTGCGCAGCGAAGCGCTCAAGCTCGGCAGCATCTCTGACGACGTCGCAGGCCTGCAGGCGGCGCTGGCCCGCTATGGCTACAATGTCCCAACCCATGGAAAATTCGACGGCGCCACCATGGAAGTGGTCACCGCGTTCCAGCGCCACTTCCGCCCCGCCCGCGTCGACGGCGTCGCCGATCATTCGACCATGACCACGCTGCACGCGCTGCTGGCGAGCTTGCCGGCGGAGGCGACGACGGTCGTGGCGGCGAAGTAG